Proteins encoded together in one Bacteroides ovatus window:
- the tnpC gene encoding IS66 family transposase, whose translation MIDERAYELLCCQLGLANEEKAGLRKQNKELIARLESIEESNRENSKNLIDTINDLKDTIEKQSTTVEHYRKEMELMRKQLEAKDEVNRMLANEISNLRLQLEDSRKHRFGRTSEQRRLLNNRNLDKSALEQSEYDGSDRKDDNNKTDDNETGSNTSSGNIPAQNSKPSRRKETAPRAGKTKLKVDKVVVHEVDEYYTLPEGGRFMNRNGMPDVWEYRVIEHVRAYNVEHVYKVARVKLADGTFTSTMEHPLKNLGGIFSPELLARLLCLKYDFSMPENRQIRLLAREGIHISNTTLNSYIHNGIAKLREFMEDVFKEFVQRANYLMVDETTELVGVETKEGKAYRRKYLWAFFAKHIKMVYYHYNNGSRSSDAAKSFLEYFMGTISTDGYTVYRMFDGDDSKVLHIGCWTHCRRLWVDALPSDRTAMDIIDPIGEMFRNEDLFRMMKLSGEQIKERRLKLTGPILERIHHKVVIMMQDAKIMANELMRKAVNYTINQWKSLRNILKDGSAEISNNLCEQRMKPVKLLLKNCMNVGSEDAAENSAFTFSLIESCKLNGIDPQNYLKHLFECILHGKDCDKKALLPCFYKPEC comes from the coding sequence ATGATTGATGAAAGAGCATACGAGTTACTTTGCTGCCAGCTGGGTCTGGCGAATGAGGAAAAGGCAGGTCTTCGCAAACAGAATAAAGAATTGATTGCGAGGCTTGAGTCTATTGAAGAATCCAACAGGGAGAACTCTAAAAATCTGATAGATACCATCAATGATCTCAAAGATACCATCGAAAAGCAGTCAACCACGGTTGAACATTACAGGAAAGAAATGGAACTTATGAGAAAGCAGCTTGAAGCAAAGGATGAGGTGAACAGGATGCTGGCAAACGAGATCTCCAATCTCAGACTTCAGCTTGAGGACAGCAGGAAACACCGTTTCGGCCGTACTTCCGAGCAAAGAAGGCTGTTGAACAACCGTAATCTCGACAAGTCCGCTCTGGAACAATCCGAGTATGACGGTTCTGACAGGAAGGATGATAATAATAAGACCGATGATAACGAAACCGGCAGCAATACCTCTTCCGGCAACATACCTGCCCAGAACAGCAAACCTTCAAGGAGAAAGGAAACCGCACCACGTGCCGGGAAAACAAAATTGAAAGTTGACAAGGTGGTAGTACATGAAGTGGACGAGTATTACACGCTTCCAGAAGGGGGACGGTTTATGAACCGCAACGGTATGCCTGATGTGTGGGAATACAGGGTCATAGAACATGTAAGGGCTTATAACGTGGAGCATGTTTACAAGGTGGCAAGGGTAAAGCTTGCGGACGGCACTTTCACAAGCACCATGGAACATCCGCTGAAAAACCTTGGAGGTATCTTCTCTCCTGAACTGCTTGCCCGTCTGCTTTGTCTGAAATATGACTTCAGCATGCCTGAGAACAGACAGATAAGACTGCTTGCAAGAGAGGGTATCCACATAAGCAATACCACGCTGAACAGCTATATCCATAACGGAATCGCCAAACTAAGGGAGTTCATGGAAGATGTCTTCAAGGAGTTTGTACAGAGAGCTAATTACCTTATGGTTGATGAGACTACTGAGCTTGTTGGAGTGGAAACAAAGGAAGGTAAGGCTTACAGGAGAAAGTACTTATGGGCTTTCTTTGCCAAGCATATTAAGATGGTCTATTATCACTATAATAACGGCAGCAGGTCGTCCGATGCGGCAAAATCATTCCTGGAATATTTTATGGGAACCATATCCACTGACGGATATACGGTTTACAGGATGTTTGACGGAGACGACTCAAAGGTGCTTCATATAGGATGCTGGACGCATTGTAGAAGGTTGTGGGTTGATGCCCTGCCTTCAGACAGAACAGCGATGGACATAATAGATCCTATCGGTGAGATGTTCAGAAATGAAGACCTGTTCCGTATGATGAAACTCAGCGGTGAGCAGATTAAGGAAAGAAGGCTTAAGCTAACAGGACCGATTCTTGAACGTATCCATCATAAGGTGGTCATTATGATGCAGGATGCGAAGATTATGGCTAACGAACTGATGAGAAAGGCCGTGAACTATACGATAAACCAGTGGAAATCCTTGAGAAATATCCTCAAGGACGGTTCAGCAGAAATCTCGAACAACCTCTGTGAGCAAAGGATGAAACCTGTAAAGCTGCTGCTCAAGAACTGTATGAACGTTGGCAGTGAGGATGCGGCAGAAAACTCTGCATTCACCTTCTCTCTGATAGAAAGCTGTAAGTTGAACGGCATAGACCCTCAGAATTACCTGAAACACTTGTTTGAATGTATTCTTCATGGTAAGGACTGCGACAAGAAGGCTCTTCTGCCATGTTTCTATAAACCGGAATGTTAA